A genome region from Penaeus vannamei isolate JL-2024 chromosome 20, ASM4276789v1, whole genome shotgun sequence includes the following:
- the LOC138865136 gene encoding uncharacterized protein, producing the protein MKVGHDACPCLSRTPMVVIVFTLLMPMASAVPEEGFNYQTPGGQGSQFPTGAGGAQYPSVPAQYAFQWDVNHEPSGNFYGHKEQREDDNTDYYVQLPDSRRLLVEYYVDASGYHPTVTFEGEAQYPSGGNRRYGQSGIYQCHCYVLGPSTSANNADAIFYNAFQRHIKASFHVQPSVPFALSTEAEMKVSAVFVFLATLASAIPEEGYNYQAPGGQGSQFPTGAGGAQYPSVPAQYAFQWDVNHEPSGNFYGHKEQREDANTKGSYYVQLPDGRRLLVEYYVDASGYHPTVTFEGEAQYPSGGNRGYGQSGQGPSQGPPSQLYGAPSK; encoded by the exons ATGAAGGTCGGTCACGATGCTTGTCCGTGTTTGAGTCGTACTCCAAtg GTAGTTATTGTATTTACACTTTTGATGCCTATGGCGTCGGCGGTTCCTGAAGAAGGCTTCAACTACCAGACGCCAGGAGGTCAGGGATCCCAGTTCCCGACCGGGGCGGGAGGGGCACAGTACCCCTCCGTGCCCGCCCAGTACGCCTTCCAGTGGGACGTGAACCATGAGCCTTCAGGGAACTTTTACGGCCACAAAGAGCAGAGGGAAGACGACAACACTGA TTACTACGTCCAGCTGCCCGATAGCCGACGTCTCCTGGTCGAGTACTACGTGGACGCCTCCGGTTACCATCCCACTGTCACCTTCGAGGGAGAGGCGCAGTATCCTTCAGGAGGGAATCGGAGATACGGCCAATCCG GAATTTACCAGTGCCATTGCTACGTTCTGGGGCCTTCGACATCAGCTAATAACGCGGATGCCATTTTCTACAATGCT TTCCAGCGCCATATAAAAGCGAGCTTCCACGTTCAGCCGTCAGTTCCCTTCGCTCTCTCAACCGAAGCAGAAATGAAG GTATCAGCTGTGTTTGTCTTTTTGGCGACTTTGGCCTCGGCGATTCCTGAAGAAGGCTACAACTACCAGGCGCCAGGAGGTCAGGGATCCCAGTTCCCGACCGGGGCGGGAGGGGCACAGTACCCCTCCGTGCCCGCCCAGTACGCCTTCCAGTGGGACGTGAACCATGAGCCTTCAGGGAACTTTTACGGCCACAAAGAGCAGAGGGAAGACGCCAATACTAAGGGAAG TTACTACGTCCAGCTGCCCGACGGTCGACGTCTTCTGGTCGAGTACTACGTGGACGCCTCCGGTTACCATCCCACCGTCACCTTCGAGGGAGAGGCGCAGTATCCTTCAGGAGGGAATCGGGGATACGGCCAGTCCGGTCAGGGGCCGAGCCAAGGTCCTCCCTCACAACTGTATGGCGCTCCATCTAAATAG
- the LOC113817229 gene encoding pro-resilin-like — translation MKVSAVFALLVAVASAVPEEGYNYQAPGGQGSQFPTGAGGAQYPSVPARYAFQWDVNHEPSGNFYGHKEQREDANTQGSYYVQLPDGRRLLVEYYVDASGYHPTVTFEGEAQYPSGGNRGYGQSGQGSSQGSPSQLYGAPSK, via the exons ATGAAG GTATCAGCTGTGTTTGCCCTTTTGGTGGCCGTGGCGTCGGCGGTTCCTGAAGAAGGCTACAACTACCAGGCGCCAGGAGGTCAGGGATCCCAGTTCCCGACCGGGGCGGGAGGGGCACAGTACCCCTCCGTGCCCGCCCGGTACGCCTTCCAGTGGGACGTGAACCATGAGCCTTCAGGGAACTTTTACGGCCACAAAGAGCAGAGGGAAGATGCCAACACCCAGGGAAG CTACTACGTCCAGCTGCCCGACGGTCGACGTCTCCTGGTCGAGTACTACGTGGACGCCTCCGGTTACCATCCCACCGTCACCTTCGAGGGAGAGGCGCAGTATCCTTCAGGAGGGAATCGGGGATACGGCCAGTCCGGTCAGGGGTCGAGCCAAGGTTCTCCCTCGCAGTTGTATGGCGCTCCTTCTAAATAG
- the LOC138865137 gene encoding pro-resilin-like: MFYKSNFNISIHIEPKEIQETVKINADECKTQFSLAAVPLSDSAETGEADMKTVAVLLSAAALVQAVPQGYNYQASGGQGSSSGSGQYPSAPASYNFKWDVNDPPSGNFFGHQETREDANTKGSYYVQLPDSRRLLVEYYADASGYHPTISFEGQPQFPSGPSRGQGQRYSPGGRRPGQGQGQRPSLSYRQPSRK; this comes from the exons aTGTTTTACAAAAGCAACTTCAACATCAGTATACATATTGAaccaaaagaaatacaagaaacagTCAAAATAAATGCTGATGAATGCAAAACACA GTTCAGTTTGGCAGCAGTTCCTCTCTCGGACTCCGCTGAAACAGGTGAAGCAGACATGAAG ACAGTAGCAGTTCTCCTGTCGGCGGCCGCGCTGGTACAGGCGGTTCCCCAGGGGTACAACTACCAGGCCTCCGGTGGACAAGGTTCTTCTTCCGGGTCGGGCCAGTACCCATCTGCCCCGGCGAGTTACAACTTCAAGTGGGACGTTAACGACCCTCCTTCTGGGAACTTCTTCGGCCAccaggagacgagagaagatgCCAATACCAAGGGAAG ctactacgtgcagctccccgacagCCGACGCCTTTTGGTCGAGTACTACGCCGACGCCTCCGGATACCACCCTACCATCAGCTTCGAGGGTCAGCCGCAGTTCCCGTCAGGTCCGTCTCGAGGCCAAGGTCAACGCTACTCTCCAGGAGGTCGCAGGCCAGGTCAAGGCCAGGGTCAACGTCCGTCGCTGTCCTACCGTCAGCCCtcgaggaaataa
- the LOC113817228 gene encoding uncharacterized protein, with product MQSKRRFHWAISHVLPPVLTAFQIEAEMKVSAVFALLVAVASAVPEEGYNYQAPGGQGSQFPTGAGGAQYPSVPAQYAFQLTHAGGYVVVDMLKDSKTEVSIAFALLVALASAIPQEGYNYQAPGGQGSQFPTGAGGAQYPSVPAQYAFQWDVNHEPSGNFYGHKEQREDDNTKGNYYVQLPDGRRLLVEYYVDATGYHPTVTFEGEAQYPSGGNRGYGQSGQGSSQGSPSQLYGAPSK from the exons ATGCAAAGTAAAAGACGCTTTCACTGGGCGATCTCCCACGTTCTGCCACCAGTTCTCACCGCTTTCCAGATCGAAGCAGAAATGAAG GTATCCGCTGTGTTTGCCCTTTTGGTGGCTGTGGCGTCGGCGGTTCCTGAAGAAGGCTACAACTACCAGGCGCCAGGAGGTCAGGGATCCCAGTTCCCGACCGGGGCGGGAGGGGCACAGTACCCCTCCGTGCCCGCCCAGTACGCCTTCCA GCTAACACACGCTGGTGGTTATGTAGTGGTTGACATGCTAAAGGACAGTAAAACTGAG GTATCTATTGCGTTTGCCCTTTTGGTGGCTTTGGCCTCGGCGATTCCTCAAGAAGGCTACAACTACCAGGCACCAGGAGGTCAGGGATCCCAGTTCCCGACCGGGGCGGGAGGGGCACAGTACCCCTCCGTGCCCGCCCAGTACGCCTTCCAGTGGGACGTGAACCATGAGCCTTCAGGGAACTTTTACGGCCACAAAGAGCAGAGGGAAGACGACAACACTAAAGGAAA TTACTATGTCCAGCTGCCCGACGGTCGACGTCTCCTGGTCGAGTACTACGTGGACGCCACCGGTTACCATCCCACCGTCACCTTCGAGGGAGAGGCGCAGTATCCTTCAGGAGGGAATCGGGGATACGGCCAGTCCGGTCAGGGGTCGAGCCAAGGTTCTCCCTCGCAGTTATATGGCGCTCCTTCTAAATAG